One region of Aurantimonas sp. HBX-1 genomic DNA includes:
- a CDS encoding ABC-F family ATP-binding cassette domain-containing protein, with protein sequence MAPPPLLRLDGVRLTFGGTPLLTGVELNVLPGDRIALVGRNGSGKSTLLKIAAGQVEADGGEVFLKPGTTLRYLPQEPDFGDFQTVEAYVTSGLGPSDDPHRVTMCLDALGLSPDMRPVNLSGGEARRAALARTLAPEPDVILLDEPTNHLDLPTIEWLEGELRQMKSAVVVISHDRRFLENVTKATVWLDRGTARRLDQGFGSFEAWRDKVLEEEERDLQKLDRKIVREEHWLRYGVTARRTRNQRRLEALHTLRQDRRDTRRAVGQVSMQAGETRESGKLVVEAESISKAYDGRVLVKDFSIRIARGDRVGLVGPNGAGKTTLLKMLIGEIEPDSGRIRMGTNLDLAFLDQKRAALNDTLSLADSLTDGRGDQVMVNGEARHVIGYLKEFLFSPEQIRTPVGNLSGGERARLLLAKTLATPANLLVLDEPTNDLDMETLDLLEELIANYPGTVLLVSHDRDFLDRTVTSVITPDSNGQWLEYAGGYSDMAAQRRGAAKAGTARERSAKRGGSEATPASHGTATTAAGGKLTFKQKFALESLPKEIARLESAIRKAETTMADPALFARDPKRFHALAAELTRDRTALAKAEDDWLELEMIRAEAEG encoded by the coding sequence ATGGCTCCCCCTCCCCTGCTACGCCTCGATGGCGTCCGACTGACCTTCGGCGGCACGCCGCTGCTCACCGGCGTCGAACTCAACGTCCTGCCCGGCGACCGCATCGCGCTGGTCGGCCGCAACGGCTCCGGCAAGTCGACGCTGCTGAAGATCGCCGCCGGCCAGGTCGAGGCGGACGGCGGCGAAGTCTTCCTCAAGCCAGGCACGACGCTGCGCTATCTGCCGCAGGAGCCGGACTTCGGCGACTTCCAGACCGTCGAGGCCTATGTCACCTCCGGCCTCGGCCCGTCCGACGACCCGCACCGGGTGACCATGTGCCTCGATGCGCTCGGCCTTTCGCCCGACATGCGGCCGGTCAACCTTTCCGGTGGCGAGGCGCGCCGCGCCGCGCTGGCCCGCACGCTGGCGCCCGAGCCGGACGTGATCCTGCTCGACGAGCCCACCAACCATCTCGACCTGCCGACGATCGAGTGGCTGGAGGGCGAACTGCGCCAGATGAAGAGCGCCGTGGTGGTGATCAGCCATGACCGGCGCTTCCTCGAGAACGTCACCAAGGCGACGGTCTGGCTCGACCGCGGCACGGCGCGCCGGCTCGACCAGGGCTTCGGCAGTTTCGAGGCCTGGCGCGACAAGGTGCTGGAGGAGGAAGAGCGCGACCTGCAGAAGCTCGACCGCAAGATCGTCCGCGAGGAGCACTGGCTGCGCTATGGCGTCACCGCGCGGCGCACCCGCAACCAGCGGCGCCTGGAGGCACTGCACACGCTGCGCCAGGACCGGCGCGACACGCGCCGCGCCGTCGGCCAGGTTTCCATGCAGGCCGGCGAGACCCGCGAGAGCGGCAAGCTGGTCGTGGAGGCGGAAAGCATCTCCAAGGCCTATGACGGGCGTGTCCTCGTCAAGGACTTCTCGATCCGCATCGCCCGCGGCGACCGGGTCGGGCTGGTCGGGCCGAACGGCGCCGGCAAGACGACGCTGCTGAAGATGCTGATCGGCGAGATCGAGCCGGATTCCGGCCGGATCCGCATGGGCACCAATCTCGACCTCGCCTTTCTCGACCAGAAGCGGGCGGCGCTGAACGACACGCTGTCGCTCGCCGACTCCCTGACCGACGGGCGCGGCGACCAGGTGATGGTCAACGGCGAGGCTCGTCACGTCATTGGCTACCTCAAGGAATTCCTGTTCTCGCCGGAGCAGATCCGCACCCCGGTCGGCAATCTCTCGGGCGGCGAGCGCGCCCGCCTGCTGCTCGCCAAGACGCTGGCGACGCCGGCCAACCTCCTCGTCCTCGACGAGCCGACCAACGACCTCGACATGGAGACGCTGGACCTTCTGGAGGAGCTGATCGCCAACTATCCCGGCACCGTGCTCCTGGTCTCGCACGATCGTGACTTCCTCGACCGGACGGTCACCAGCGTCATCACGCCGGACAGCAACGGGCAGTGGCTGGAATATGCCGGCGGCTACTCCGACATGGCGGCGCAGCGGCGCGGCGCGGCCAAGGCCGGCACGGCGCGCGAGCGAAGCGCCAAGCGCGGGGGGTCCGAAGCGACGCCGGCAAGCCACGGCACCGCCACGACGGCGGCCGGCGGCAAGCTGACCTTCAAGCAGAAATTCGCGCTGGAGAGCCTGCCCAAGGAGATCGCGCGGCTGGAATCGGCGATTCGCAAGGCCGAGACGACGATGGCCGATCCCGCCCTGTTCGCCCGCGATCCGAAGCGCTTCCACGCGCTCGCCGCCGAACTCACCCGCGACCGCACTGCCCTCGCCAAGGCCGAGGACGACTGGCTGGAACTCGAGATGATCCGGGCCGAGGCGGAAGGCTGA